GAACAAAACCCATATCCAATTCATCCTTTAGTACAGCATCCACTTGATTTTGATTGGATAGTTCCAGCAAGGACGTTTTTATTTTGGGAAATTTGTCCTTTAACCCCAACAGCAGGTCGGGAATAACTTCCTGCATAGCAGAACCAAGGAACCCAATTCTAATTTCCCCGGTATCACCATCACCAATCAATTGTAGTTGGCGTTTGGTCTCCTTCAATTGCTTGAATATATCCTCTGCCCTATTTCTTAAATAGTGGCCAGCGGGCGTCAATGAAACCTTCTTTTTATCCCTCACAAAAAGATCTACTTGTAAAATGGTCTCCATTTGCTTAATCTGCCGGGATAGTCCGGGTTGCGAAATAAAAAGTTTCTCCGCAGCCTTCCTAAAATGAAGTTCCTCTGCCACGGCCAAAAAGTATGTCAGATGTCGTAATTCTATTTGAGAACTCATAGTTATTGATTAATCAATCAAATGATATTGGTAATTATCAAACTTAACAAATATCTTTATATGTGAAAAATCCAAAATAGTAGTTTGTGATATCGAATTCATTTAAATTAGGCGAAGATTGGCTTACAGCCGGAATTACGTTGAATATCTGCAAAGGGAAAACCGGTATAGCATTGGGCCAAGCCAGTAGGGACAAGGTTGAAAACAGCTGGCACATCGTACAAAAAATAGTGGATAAAGGAAACCCCGTATATGGTATAAATACAGGTTTTGGACCACTTTGTACGACCAAAATCTCCAAAGAGGAAACCAAAATACTGCAAAACAATATCCTTAAAAGTCATAGCGTAGGTGTAGGGGAACCTATTCCTGAGGAATTAGTAAAAATCATGTTGATTTTGAAAGCCCATTCCTTGGCCAAGGGTTATTCTGGAATTGCAATCGCTACTTTGGAGCGCATTATATGGCACATTGAACAGGACGCCTTACCTATTGTTCCATCCCAAGGTTCCGTTGGAGCCTCGGGGGACTTGGCTCCCCTATCCCATTTATTTTTACCCCTAATTGGACTGGGAAAGGTTCGATATCAAAATAAGATTATAGAAACAAAGGAATTGTTTCAGATTACCGGACTTACAGCGCTGGATTTGGGTCCAAAAGAAGGTTTGGCCTTGATAAACGGCACACAGTTTATAGCCGCACACGCTGTAAAAGTTGTGGAAAAACTGCATTCAATACTTGCTCAAGCGGATATCATTGGTGCCATGATGATAGAAGGCTTGCAAGGTTCCGTAAAACCATTCTACAAGGAACTTCATGAACTGAGGCCATTTAAAGGCAATATTCACGTGGCCCGAAGAATAAAACGCTTGTTAAAGGGCTCCGAAATTATGGAGGACCATATTGATTGTGAACGTGTACAAGACCCTTACTCACTTCGCTGTATGCCACAGGTTCACGGCGCATCTCGCAATACATGGTTACATTTGAAGGAATTGGTGGAAACGGAATTAAACTCCGTTACGGACAATCCTGTTATTATTGACGAAGAGCTAACCATTAGCGGGGGTAATTTTCATGGTCAACCCTTGGCCATGGCATTGGACTATGCCTGTTTGGCCGCTTCGGAAATTGGAAATATTTCGGATAGACGCATTTATTTAGCTTTGGAAGGGAATAGCCCCGGAGTCCCGAAATTGTTAATGAAGGATACCGGAATAAATTCTGGCTATATGATTTTACAATACACCAGTGCTGCCTTGGCCAGTGAGAACAAAGGGCTATGTTTTCCATCCAGTGCAGATAGTATTCCCACTTCTTTGGGACAGGAAGACCATGTAAGTATGGGGTCCATAGGAGGAAGAAAAGCTTTGCGGGTCATTGAGAACGTTGAAAAGATATTGGCCATTGAATTATTGACCGCGGCCCAAGCTTTTGAATTTCGTAAGCCACTTAAATCAGGTATATTTTTGGATAAAATTCATAAATCAGTTAGAAAAAAGGTATCATTTGCAGATAAGGACCGCGTTTTTTCGGATGACATCGAAAAAGGGATTGAAATGATCAGAAATAAGACCATTATTTCAGTCATAGATTCTATCGAAAAGAAAAAGGATATATCACTCAAAACAAAATATTCAGCACAATTTGAACACTATTAGCATATGGATGAACTAAAATTAATTGGACCCATCAGGCAACTTGTTACTATGGAGGCACTTCCATTGAAAGGGCCTCTTTCAGATAGCCAACTTCAAATTGTAGAGCAGGCGGGTATTTTGATTTCCAACGGAAAAATTTTAGCCATTGGAGTTTTTGAACGCCTAAAAACGGATTATTCCAAAGCCGAATTGTACGAACTAAAAGGAGACCATGTGTGCCTTCCGGGTTTTATAGATGCCCATACCCATATTTGTTTTGGTGGAAGTAGGGCAAACGATTATGCTCTACGGAATTCTGGCAAAACATATTTGGAAATAGCGAAATCGGGAGGTGGTATTTGGGATACCGTGACAGAAACAAGAAAAGCGGAAAAAGAGGAGTTGATCAAGAAAACTACAAAACTTGCCAATCGCCATCTTGAAACTGGAGTTACTACTCTCGAAGTAAAAAGTGGTTATGGTCTTTCGGTCGAGGAGGAAATTAAAATGCTGGAAGCAATTAAGCAGGCGAACGATACTATTCCCTCTGATTTAATTGCTACTTGCCTCGCCGCCCATATGTTTCCAAAAGATTATAAAGGAACCAAAAAAGAGTATTTGGAAGAACTAGTCGTGAAGCTTTTACCAATGATAAAGGAAAAAGGCCTTGCCCATAGAATCGATGCATTTATTGAGGAAAGTGCCTTTTCTCCAATAGAAATCGCTCCTTATTTTGAGACCGCCAAGAAAATGGGGTTTGATATTACCGTGCATGCCGATCAATTTACCCCGGGAGGCAGTCAAGTTGCCGTTGACTTTGGTGCGATCAGTGCCGATCATCTAGAAGCAAGTACCGAAAAGGAAATCCAGCTTTTGGCTCAAAGCGACACCATTGCCACGGCTTTGCCTGGAGCTTCGCTCGGACTTGGCTGTAATTTCACTCCCGCCAGAAAATTGTTGGATGCCGGAGCTACCCTTGCTATCGCAAGTGACCATAACCCCGGCTCTGCACCTATGGGTGATCTATTGACCCAAGCAGCCATTTTAGGAGCTTTTGAAAAATTATCCAATGCCGAAGTCCTTGCCGGGATTACAATTAGGGCGGCGGCCGCTTTAGGACTGAAGGACCGAGGTAAATTAGCCAAAGGGCTATTAGCGGATTTTAGTCTTTTTCATACGGATAACTACCAAGAAATTCTATACAATCAAGGAAATTTAAAACCCTGTATGGTTTGGAAAGCAGGAAGTTTGGTTTTCAACAAACACAAGGCTTAATGGATTTTAAATCAGAAATATTAGAAGGTATTCCAAAAAGTTTACCTAATAGGAAACAGCGTTCTCAAAGCCTTAGCCATGCACCAAAGCGAAAGGATATCCTTTCCTTGGATGAAAAGAAACTGGCCGTTAGGAATGCCCTTCGTTATTTTCCGCAATCATGGCACCCTGAGCTATCCAAAGAATTTGCCGAAGAACTCGAAGAATTTGGCCGCATTTACATGTATCGCTTTATACCGGAATATGACATGTATGCGCGACCGATTTCCGAATACCCTGCCAAAACGGCTCAGGCAGCTGCTATTATGTTAATGATTCAAAACAATTTGAATCCCGAAGTGGCACAGCATCCGGAAGAATTGATCACTTATGGTGGAAACGGTGCGGTTTTCCAAAACTGGGCGCAATATTTGTTGACCATGCAGTTTCTGGCCACCATGACGGAAGAGCAAACACTTCATATCTATTCGGGTCATCCCATGGGATTGTTCCCTTCATCAAAGAAAGCTCCTAGGGTCGTAGTCACTAACGGAATGATGATTCCCAATCATTCCAAACCGGACGACTGGGAAAAATACAATGCTCTAGGCGTAACCCAATATGGTCAAATGACGGCTGGTTCATACATGTATATTGGCCCGCAAGGAATCGTTCATGGCACTACCATTACCGTCATGAACGCCTTTAGAAAGGTTCTGAAAAATGGCGAATCTTCCAAAGGCAAAATATTCTTGACCGCCGGACTAGGCGGAATGAGCGGTGCCCAACCCAAAGCAGGGAATATTGCCGAATGCATTACCGTATGTGCCGAAGTAAACCCCAGTGCTGCCCAAAAGAGATATGAGCAGGGTTGGGTGGACGAACTCTTGGAGGATATGGATTCATTAGTGGAACGAATTAAACTGGCGGTTAAAAATGAAGAAGTGGTCTCCATTGCCTATATCGGTAATGTGGTTCATGTTTGGGAGCGGCTATACGATGAAAATATTTTTGTCCATTTGGGGTCTGACCAAACCTCATTGCACAATCCTTGGGCCGGTGGATATTATCCTGCTGGGTTAAGTTTTGAAGAATCAAACGAACTTATGAGTTCCAACGCAACACTGTTCAAGGAAAAAGTTCAAGAATCCTTAAGAAGGCATGCCAAGGCTATCAACAAACATTCAGAAAAAGGCTGCTACTTTTTTGATTACGGTAATGCCTTTCTATTGGAAGCATCAAGAGCTGGTGCCGATGTGATGGCGGAAAACAACATCGATTTCAAATATCCCTCCTATGTACAGGATATTTTGGGGCCCATGTGTTTTGATTACGGTTTTGGGCCTTTCCGATGGGTCTGTACCTCAGGTAAACCGGAAGACCTACAAAGAACCGATCAAATCGCCTTAACAGTGATGCGGAAAATTGAAAAAACCACACCCATGGAAATTCAGCAACAGATGATGGACAACATTAAATGGATCGAGGAAGCCGAAAAAAATAAATTGGTTGTGGGGTCACAAGCCAGAATACTATATGCCGATGCAGAAGGACGGGCCTCTATCGCCGAAGCATTTAATAGCGCCGTGAAATCTGGGGAAATATCCGCTCCTATCGTTTTGGGTAGAGACCATCATGATGTGAGTGGAACGGATAGTCCCTACAGAGAAACCAGCAATATTTACGACGGTAGTAAGTTTACGGCAGACATGGCCATACATAATGTAATAGGTGATAGTTTTAGGGGAGCGACCTGGGTTTCCATTCACAATGGTGGTGGCGTAGGTTGGGGAGAAGTGATTAATGGAGGGTTTGGAATGGTATTGGATGGTTCCGAAGCTGCTTCAAAAAAACTTAAAAGCATGCTTTTCTTTGATGTTAACAATGGAATCGCAAGAAGAAGCTGGGCCAGAAACAAAGAAGCTATTTTTGCTTTAAAACGTGAGATGGACCGTACACCTGAGCTAAACATTAATTTGCCTAACTTCGTAGAAGATGAAGTTTTGAATTCAATTTTTTAGGGATTTTTTTCAAGGCCAAAGGTCCCGTTCCTAAATTGGACTCATGGAAAAATCAGAAAGTAATACATGAAAAGCTATTCAGAAACCTTATCCACCATTTATTTCGGAAGGTCCTCTGCAGACCGACTTTATATCCATGAGAAAATTTCCTGCATTCCGATAACGAAAATCGAAACAGGTAATTCCAAAAGGGCTTTCAGCATTATTGGTTATTCCTGTGAGGAAGGGGTAAAGAGGAATCAGGGAAGAATGGGCGCTGTAAATGGACCTGATGCCATAAGAAAACAACTGGGCAAATTACCAAATCACCTACTTGAGGATGTTGCTGTTTATGACGTAGGCACCGTTCACTGTATGAACGGTGATATGGAAAATTCCCAAAAAGACCTGTCGGAGTTGGTATCTCAAACACTAAATCAAAACCATTTCCCCATTGTTCTTGGTGGGGGGCACGACGTCTCCTATGGCACCTTCAATGGACTTAAAGAACACTTGTCAAACTCCGGCTCAATCGGTATTATCAATTTCGATGCACATTTTGACCTTCGAAATAACCAACCGGAAGATCTTACTATTGTAAACAATTCAGGTACCCCCTTTTATCAAATAGCTCAGGATTGTAAACAAAACGAAACACCCTTCAAATATCTTTGCCTAGGAATACGAAAGGACGCCAACGACAGGACCTTATTTGAAACTGCTAAGGAATTGGATGTAAAATATATCATGCGAGACACCTTTAGAATCCAGTTTCATAATGAAATAAATGCTTGGATCAATGCCTTTACCGGAAGTGTCGATCATATTTATGTAACCATTGATCTTGATGGGTTCTCCTCCGCCTATGCACCTGGGGTAAGCGCCCCTTCTCCTATGGGTTTTACTCCAGATGTAGTGTTGGAGTCCTTAAAAACCATAATGGGTTCCGGCAAACTTAGGGCTTTGGATATTGCAGAATTAAATCCAGATTTTGACGTGGACAATCAGACCGCAAAACTTGCGGCGTCCCTAGTACATTACGTTATCCACGACCTTCCTTAAAAGGTCCCTAAACAAAAAAAGCCTCCCAAACGGAAAGCCTTTCATTGGTTTGAAATAGGCAAAAACCTATTCATTCCATTGTCCCAAAACTGCTTTTGAGACACAACACAACGAGACAAAGATAAGAAAGGAATTTTAATATTTTAAGGTCTTTTTTAAATTATGGACGGATAAAGTGAGTGCTTTCCTCTTTGAAGAGAAAGTATCCCTTTTCCAATAATATCGAT
This window of the Maribacter cobaltidurans genome carries:
- a CDS encoding LysR family transcriptional regulator translates to MSSQIELRHLTYFLAVAEELHFRKAAEKLFISQPGLSRQIKQMETILQVDLFVRDKKKVSLTPAGHYLRNRAEDIFKQLKETKRQLQLIGDGDTGEIRIGFLGSAMQEVIPDLLLGLKDKFPKIKTSLLELSNQNQVDAVLKDELDMGFVRLGRVPAALNMKTVFEDTFSLVLPESYPMLTREYDGMERFADDNFILFSQDYSPYYYETIMSICSDAGFVPKVSHKSVHAQTIFKLVENNLGIAIVPTALQYGFQMRVKFVELKDIRQRALLSVIWKKENRNPVLQNCIDLLFDS
- the hutI gene encoding imidazolonepropionase, with protein sequence MDELKLIGPIRQLVTMEALPLKGPLSDSQLQIVEQAGILISNGKILAIGVFERLKTDYSKAELYELKGDHVCLPGFIDAHTHICFGGSRANDYALRNSGKTYLEIAKSGGGIWDTVTETRKAEKEELIKKTTKLANRHLETGVTTLEVKSGYGLSVEEEIKMLEAIKQANDTIPSDLIATCLAAHMFPKDYKGTKKEYLEELVVKLLPMIKEKGLAHRIDAFIEESAFSPIEIAPYFETAKKMGFDITVHADQFTPGGSQVAVDFGAISADHLEASTEKEIQLLAQSDTIATALPGASLGLGCNFTPARKLLDAGATLAIASDHNPGSAPMGDLLTQAAILGAFEKLSNAEVLAGITIRAAAALGLKDRGKLAKGLLADFSLFHTDNYQEILYNQGNLKPCMVWKAGSLVFNKHKA
- a CDS encoding urocanate hydratase encodes the protein MDFKSEILEGIPKSLPNRKQRSQSLSHAPKRKDILSLDEKKLAVRNALRYFPQSWHPELSKEFAEELEEFGRIYMYRFIPEYDMYARPISEYPAKTAQAAAIMLMIQNNLNPEVAQHPEELITYGGNGAVFQNWAQYLLTMQFLATMTEEQTLHIYSGHPMGLFPSSKKAPRVVVTNGMMIPNHSKPDDWEKYNALGVTQYGQMTAGSYMYIGPQGIVHGTTITVMNAFRKVLKNGESSKGKIFLTAGLGGMSGAQPKAGNIAECITVCAEVNPSAAQKRYEQGWVDELLEDMDSLVERIKLAVKNEEVVSIAYIGNVVHVWERLYDENIFVHLGSDQTSLHNPWAGGYYPAGLSFEESNELMSSNATLFKEKVQESLRRHAKAINKHSEKGCYFFDYGNAFLLEASRAGADVMAENNIDFKYPSYVQDILGPMCFDYGFGPFRWVCTSGKPEDLQRTDQIALTVMRKIEKTTPMEIQQQMMDNIKWIEEAEKNKLVVGSQARILYADAEGRASIAEAFNSAVKSGEISAPIVLGRDHHDVSGTDSPYRETSNIYDGSKFTADMAIHNVIGDSFRGATWVSIHNGGGVGWGEVINGGFGMVLDGSEAASKKLKSMLFFDVNNGIARRSWARNKEAIFALKREMDRTPELNINLPNFVEDEVLNSIF
- the hutH gene encoding histidine ammonia-lyase, whose amino-acid sequence is MISNSFKLGEDWLTAGITLNICKGKTGIALGQASRDKVENSWHIVQKIVDKGNPVYGINTGFGPLCTTKISKEETKILQNNILKSHSVGVGEPIPEELVKIMLILKAHSLAKGYSGIAIATLERIIWHIEQDALPIVPSQGSVGASGDLAPLSHLFLPLIGLGKVRYQNKIIETKELFQITGLTALDLGPKEGLALINGTQFIAAHAVKVVEKLHSILAQADIIGAMMIEGLQGSVKPFYKELHELRPFKGNIHVARRIKRLLKGSEIMEDHIDCERVQDPYSLRCMPQVHGASRNTWLHLKELVETELNSVTDNPVIIDEELTISGGNFHGQPLAMALDYACLAASEIGNISDRRIYLALEGNSPGVPKLLMKDTGINSGYMILQYTSAALASENKGLCFPSSADSIPTSLGQEDHVSMGSIGGRKALRVIENVEKILAIELLTAAQAFEFRKPLKSGIFLDKIHKSVRKKVSFADKDRVFSDDIEKGIEMIRNKTIISVIDSIEKKKDISLKTKYSAQFEHY
- the hutG gene encoding formimidoylglutamase, whose product is MKSYSETLSTIYFGRSSADRLYIHEKISCIPITKIETGNSKRAFSIIGYSCEEGVKRNQGRMGAVNGPDAIRKQLGKLPNHLLEDVAVYDVGTVHCMNGDMENSQKDLSELVSQTLNQNHFPIVLGGGHDVSYGTFNGLKEHLSNSGSIGIINFDAHFDLRNNQPEDLTIVNNSGTPFYQIAQDCKQNETPFKYLCLGIRKDANDRTLFETAKELDVKYIMRDTFRIQFHNEINAWINAFTGSVDHIYVTIDLDGFSSAYAPGVSAPSPMGFTPDVVLESLKTIMGSGKLRALDIAELNPDFDVDNQTAKLAASLVHYVIHDLP